Proteins encoded by one window of Vitis vinifera cultivar Pinot Noir 40024 chromosome 10, ASM3070453v1:
- the LOC100260650 gene encoding GDSL esterase/lipase At1g29670 isoform X2 — MMWRVVPVLLLVFYLQHCAHGEPEVPCYFIFGDSLSDSGNNNKLVTLGRANFPPNGIDFPNGPTGRFCNGRTIVDVLAELLKLEDYIPPYATVSDYRILQGANFASGSSGIRDETGRHYGDLITMKEQLKNYQIAVSRITNILGNDTAAMDHLSKCLFTVGIGSHDYINNYYLPQLYPTNSEYTPVQYASVLINQYFQQLKTLYKHGARKVAIFGLGRLGCMPLEVGLYGEVSDTECVEFINDAVQVFNDRLVRLVDGLNANLTDAHFAYINMSGIQSFDAAAFGFRVRNNGCCGGQLPCLPFSGPCSNRTEHIYWDFINPTEAANMIYAQRAYISETPSDAHPMDIHTLAQFASGEEDDS, encoded by the exons ATG ATGTGGAGGGTGGTGCCTGTTCTACTGCTGGTTTTCTACTTACAACATTGCGCCCATGGGGAACCAGAGGTTCCGTGTTACTTCATATTTGGTGATTCATTGTCTGATAGTGGCAATAACAACAAGCTTGTCACACTGGGAAGAGCCAATTTCCCACCAAATGGAATAGACTTTCCTAATGGTCCGACTGGAAGGTTTTGCAATGGCCGAACTATTGTCGATGTTCTTG CTGAGCTTCTCAAATTGGAAGATTACATCCCACCATATGCAACTGTAAGTGATTATCGAATACTCCAAGGCGCCAACTTTGCGTCTGGTTCATCAGGGATTCGAGATGAAACTGGAAGACACTAT GGCGATCTGATTACCATGAAAGAACAGTTGAAAAATTACCAGATTGCAGTCTCGAGGATAACCAACATTCTAGGAAATGACACAGCTGCTATGGATCATCTGAGCAAATGCCTATTTACAGTTGGGATCGGCAGCCACGACTACATCAACAACTACTACCTACCACAGTTGTACCCAACAAACAGTGAATATACTCCTGTTCAGTATGCCTCAGTACTTATTAATCAGTATTTTCAGCAATTGAAG ACTTTGTACAAGCATGGAGCGAGAAAGGTAGCCATCTTCGGCCTCGGTCGACTAGGTTGCATGCCACTTGAAGTGGGTTTGTATGGTGAAGTTTCTGATACTGAATGTGTCGAATTCATAAATGATGCAGTCCAAGTTTTTAACGATAGGCTTGTAAGGCTGGTGGATGGCCTCAATGCCAATCTCACGGATGCGCACTTTGCGTATATAAACATGAGTGGAATTCAATCATTTGACGCTGCGGCTTTTG GATTCAGAGTTAGAAACAATGGGTGCTGTGGGGGGCAGCTTCCTTGCCTTCCTTTTTCAGGTCCATGCAGCAATAGGACGGAGCACATCTATTGGGATTTCATCAACCCAACGGAAGCTGCGAATATGATCTATGCTCAAAGAGCATACATCTCAGAGACTCCCTCTGATGCCCACCCGATGGATATACACACCCTAGCCCAGTTCGCCTCTGGGGAAGAAGATGACAGCTAA
- the LOC100260650 gene encoding GDSL esterase/lipase At1g29670 isoform X1, which yields MDCMGKMWRVVPVLLLVFYLQHCAHGEPEVPCYFIFGDSLSDSGNNNKLVTLGRANFPPNGIDFPNGPTGRFCNGRTIVDVLAELLKLEDYIPPYATVSDYRILQGANFASGSSGIRDETGRHYGDLITMKEQLKNYQIAVSRITNILGNDTAAMDHLSKCLFTVGIGSHDYINNYYLPQLYPTNSEYTPVQYASVLINQYFQQLKTLYKHGARKVAIFGLGRLGCMPLEVGLYGEVSDTECVEFINDAVQVFNDRLVRLVDGLNANLTDAHFAYINMSGIQSFDAAAFGFRVRNNGCCGGQLPCLPFSGPCSNRTEHIYWDFINPTEAANMIYAQRAYISETPSDAHPMDIHTLAQFASGEEDDS from the exons ATGGACTGTATGGGTAAGATGTGGAGGGTGGTGCCTGTTCTACTGCTGGTTTTCTACTTACAACATTGCGCCCATGGGGAACCAGAGGTTCCGTGTTACTTCATATTTGGTGATTCATTGTCTGATAGTGGCAATAACAACAAGCTTGTCACACTGGGAAGAGCCAATTTCCCACCAAATGGAATAGACTTTCCTAATGGTCCGACTGGAAGGTTTTGCAATGGCCGAACTATTGTCGATGTTCTTG CTGAGCTTCTCAAATTGGAAGATTACATCCCACCATATGCAACTGTAAGTGATTATCGAATACTCCAAGGCGCCAACTTTGCGTCTGGTTCATCAGGGATTCGAGATGAAACTGGAAGACACTAT GGCGATCTGATTACCATGAAAGAACAGTTGAAAAATTACCAGATTGCAGTCTCGAGGATAACCAACATTCTAGGAAATGACACAGCTGCTATGGATCATCTGAGCAAATGCCTATTTACAGTTGGGATCGGCAGCCACGACTACATCAACAACTACTACCTACCACAGTTGTACCCAACAAACAGTGAATATACTCCTGTTCAGTATGCCTCAGTACTTATTAATCAGTATTTTCAGCAATTGAAG ACTTTGTACAAGCATGGAGCGAGAAAGGTAGCCATCTTCGGCCTCGGTCGACTAGGTTGCATGCCACTTGAAGTGGGTTTGTATGGTGAAGTTTCTGATACTGAATGTGTCGAATTCATAAATGATGCAGTCCAAGTTTTTAACGATAGGCTTGTAAGGCTGGTGGATGGCCTCAATGCCAATCTCACGGATGCGCACTTTGCGTATATAAACATGAGTGGAATTCAATCATTTGACGCTGCGGCTTTTG GATTCAGAGTTAGAAACAATGGGTGCTGTGGGGGGCAGCTTCCTTGCCTTCCTTTTTCAGGTCCATGCAGCAATAGGACGGAGCACATCTATTGGGATTTCATCAACCCAACGGAAGCTGCGAATATGATCTATGCTCAAAGAGCATACATCTCAGAGACTCCCTCTGATGCCCACCCGATGGATATACACACCCTAGCCCAGTTCGCCTCTGGGGAAGAAGATGACAGCTAA